The Sinomonas sp. P10A9 genome contains the following window.
TCCGTCCTTGTCGACGAGGAGGGCGCGGATGCCCTCGCGCATATCGTGACGCCCGATGAGCGACGCGCCGAGCCGCAGGTCCTGCGCAAGCACATCGATCAGATCCAGGACGGCTGCGCGGCGCAGGGACTCGAGCGTGAGCACAACGGAGAACGGGCAGGCGGCGCGTATCGCCTCCTCGGCCGCCCGCGCCCCCTCCTGCCCGTCGGACGCGAGCTCGTCGAGCCGGTCGAGGATCGTCTGTGGGTCGCCGCCCGCGTAGGCTTCGTCGATCCACTCGCGCTCGGCCGCCAGCGGGGCAGCCATCCGCGGATCCGCGGGATCCAACGCGAGGCCCCGCACGACGTCGTGCGTCACCGAGAAGGCGGACGGGCCAGCGGCGTCGGACTCGGCGAGGCGCGCGGCGAGCGCCGTGATGAGTTCCTCTCCGCGCTCGCCGAGGCGTTCGGACGGCACGAAATGGTCGGCCCAACCCAAGTACAGGGCATCGGCGCCGGTCGCCGTCGACGACGTGAGCGCGAGGTGGATCCCGACCTCCCCCGGCGCGGCCGCGAGCAGCTTCGCCATGCCGACGTCCGGCGTGAAGCCGATGCGGACCTCCGGCATCGCGACCCTCGTCCGCTCAGTCACGACCCGCACCGAGCCGTGCGCCGAGATCCCGAGGCCGCCGCCCATCGTGATCCCGTCCATGAGAGCCACATATGGCTTCGGGTATTCCGCGATGAGCGCGTTGAGCCGGTACTCGTCACCCCAGAACGCGACGGCGTCCTCGTCGTGCCCCGTCCGGAGGGTCCGCACATCGCCACCCGCACAGAGTCCACGTCCCTCACCGCGCACGACGACGCCACGGACCTCGGGCGCATCGGCCCACTCCTCGAGGGCGTGCCCCATGTTCAGAACCATGGTGTGGTCGAGGGAGTTGAGGGCGCTCGGCCGGTCGAGGGTGAGGATGCCCAGCGGGCCCCGGACCTCGGTTCGGATGCGCTGGACCAGGCTCCGCGGGCTCATCGCACCGCCTCCCGATCCCGCACCGAGCGCTCCCGGCACGCGCTGGCGAACGCGCCCATGATCGCGGCGAGCTGAGCGGGTTCGGCCGCCCCTTCATCAGCCGCAGTCTGGGCGTCCTCGGGGTGCCACTGGACGGCGAGCAGCCACGAGTCCCGATCCGCGGACTCGAGCGCCTCGATCACCCCGTCAGGCGCCGTGGCCGCCACGCGTAGCCCGGCACCGACGCGAGCGGCCGCCTGATGGTGGCCGGACACGACGGTCGCCGTGTGCCCGAGCATCCCCCACAGCCTCGTGCCCGGTTCGATCGCCACGTCGTGGAGCACCATCGGCCCCTGGGGGTTGGCGTGGTTGCGGTGCGGTCCCCCCGCGCCGAGATCTTCGTGCAGCGTCCCGCCGAGGGCCACGTTGATGAGTTGGAGCCCCCGACAGATCCCTAAGACCGGGCGGCGCGCGGCGAGGGCGTCGCGCACGAGGCGAGCCTCGGCGTCGTCCGCCGCGCGGTCCACGCCATCAATCGTGGGGTGCGCGGCATCGCCCCCGTACAGCGCGGGGTCGACGTCGCCGCCGCCCATAACCAGCACGCCGTCGAACGACTCCGCGTCCGGCAGGCCGCCCGCCGCCGCATCGAGGATGACGGCGTCGCCGCCCGCCGCTTCAAGGCCCGCCACGGCATTGGCGGTCAAGGTGGCGAGTTCCTCGTGGAACCACGGCTCGTGCGACGCCGCGGTGTCCGCCCACGTGACCGCGATTCGCGGAGCGCGCTGGCTGTCCGCGGTCATGCCCGGTCGCCCGGATACAACGGGTTGTGGCCTGCGGCGATGCGCTCTCCCGCGGGCGGCGGCCCTGGCGGAGAGCCGTCGCCGAAGGGGCGGCCACCCAGAGCCTCACGGCCGTGCGGGGTGAGCCAGTTCGCCAGATCCGGGCCGGCGGGAACGATCTTCGTCGGGTTGATGTCCTCATGGACGATGTAGTAGTGCTGCTTGATCTGTACGAAGTCGATCGTGTCGCCGAAGCCCGGCGTCTGGAACAGGTCGCGGGCATAGGCCCACAGGGCTGGCATCTCGGTCAGCCTGTTGCGGTTGCACTTGAAGTGGCCGTGGTAGACCGGGTCGAAGCGCGCAAGCGTCGTGAAGAGGCGCACGTCCGCCTCGGTGATCGTGTCCCCGACGAGGTAGCGCTGACCCATGAGTCGGTCCTCGAGCCAGTCCATCGCGTCCCAGAGTCGGGCGTAGGCGCGGTCATAGGAGGCCTGGGACCCCGCGAAGCCACAGCGGTAGACGCCGTTGTTGACCTCCGTGAAGACGCGCGCGTTGACCTCGTCGATCTCGTCGCGGAGAGCGTCCGGGTAGAGGTCCGGCGCACCGTCCCGGTGGAACGCGGACCACTCGCTCGAGAAGTCGAGGGTGATCTGCGGGTAGTTGTTGGTCACGACGGCGCCGCTGGCCTCCTCGACGATGGCGGGCACGGTGATGCCGCGCGGGTAGTCGGGGAAACGGCGGAAGTAGGCCTCCTGGAGGCGCTCGATGCCGAGCACGGGGTCGCGGCCGTCCGGGTCGAGGTCGAAGGTCCAGGAGCGGACGTCGTGGGTGGGCCCGGGCAGGCCCAGCGAGATGGCGTCCTCGAGACCCAGGAGCCTTCGGACGATGACGGTCCGGTTGGCCCACGGGCAGGCACGCGCCGCGACGAGGCGGTAGCGGCCGGCTTCGACGGGCCAGGCCAATGCGCCGTCGGGCGCGGGGCTGCCCGGAGGAAAGGTCCCGTCGCGGGTGATCCGGTCCTCGATGTAGTTCGTGTCCCGCGTGAACTCCTCGCCCGAATGCACGTAGGCACCCTTGGTGCTGAACTCGCTGCGGGTCTGGGGCTGCTCCGTCGCCATGCGGTCAGCCTAACGCCATGGGCTGACAGTCTTCGCGACCGCGGGAAGCGGTCGGCTCAGAGGAGGGCCGCAATGAGAGCTTTCGCAACCCAGGCGCGATAGCGGTCGAGGTCCCAACCGCGCTTGACAACGAGCAGCTCAAACAGCTCCGGCGAGTTATAGGCCCAGAGGACGTCGCGGGCCTCCTCGGCGATGACCCCGTCGCCGAGGCAGCCCGCCTCGGCCAGATGCTGCGAGAGCCGCCGCATTCCGGCGAGGCGCTCGGATTGGAGCCTGTTCCACAGGTCCCGCACGGCGGGATCGGCCTCGGCGGCCGATTTCACCATGAGGTGGAGGCGGCCCGATCTCCCGAGCGTCTCGGCGAGGCCCCGCGTGTACAGATCGATCTTGGCCGCCGGGTCCGGCTCCGCGAAGATCCGCTGCGCACGCTCGCGCTGGGGCACCGGCGTCTCGTCGAAGTCTCCGGCCATGGCGACGTCGATCACGGTCTTCACCAGGGCTGCCTTGTCACCGAACGCCTTGTAGACCGTATGCGGGGACACCCCCGCGGCCTCCGCCACGCCCGCCACGGACGTCCCCGTGTAGCCGTTGGCGAACAGTTCCTCGCGGGCAGCATTGATGATGTCGCGACGCGTCTGCTCGGCCTGCTCGCGGCGCCGGCTGCTGTTGTAGTCTCGTCGCCCCTTGACTTCGGCCATATTCGATCCAATCATTTATATTAAATAGAGAGATATGGAACGAGGATAGTCGCGATGACACGGTTCCTGGTAGCAGTCACCCCCGTGACGGGCCACATGCTTCCCACATCGGTGCTGGTCGCCGAGCTCGTCCGCCGCGGGCACGACGTCGCGTGGTACACGGGGGCGGCCTTCCGCACCTTGGTCGAGGGCTCCGGCGCCCAGTGGTTCCCCCTTCGGAGCGGCCCGGACTGGAGCGTGACCAAGCCGTACGACGTCGTGCCTGAACTGCGCACCACGCGCGGCGTCGCCCAGGCCCGCACGGCGTTCTCGAAGCTCTTCATCGACGGCGCTCCGCCGGCCCTCGCCGACCTAGGGGAGATCCACGCGGGCTTCCGCGCCGAGGTGGTCCTCGGCAATGCGCTCTCGTTCGCGGCGCGCTGGTTCAGCGAGCTGCACGGCGTGCCCCACGCGAACATCGGCACAACGGTGTTGGGCATCTACAGCAGGGACACCGCGCCAATGGGCCTGGGGCTCCCGCCATGGCCAGGCCCGATCGGCCGGGCCCGCAACGCCGTGCTCACCGCCGCGCACCGCCGGATCATCTTCGGTCCCGTGAGCCGGCACCTCGACGACGTCCGGTCGTCGGTGGGGCTGCCGCGACAGGGACGCGACATGGTGGACACCTTCGCCACCCCCTACCTGTACCTCCAGGACACGGCTGAGTCGTTCGAGTATCCCCGCTCAGACCTGCCTCCACAGGTCCATTTCATCGGCCCCCTCCTGACCGCGGATCGGACGCTGCCCAAACGGCCGCAATGGTGGGACGAGGCAACGTCGGGCAGGCCGGTGGTGCTCGTGACCCAAGGAACCGTGACTAATGTCGATGACCATCTCATCGGTGCCACGCTCGAGGCCCTCGCAGGGAAGGACCCGCTCGTGATCGTTGCAGGAGCGGACGCTTCGCTCCCGCTGCCCGACCCGCTCCCCTCGAATGTGCGTATCGAAGGCTACGTCCCGATGGCGGCACTGATGCCCCACGTGACCGCTTATGTCACCAACGGCGGCTATGGCGGCGTGCAGCGGGCGCTGGCCCAAGGCGTGCCGATCGTGGTCGCCGCCGGCTCCGAGGACAAGCCTGAAGTGGCCGCGCGCGTTGCGTGGTCCGGGGCTGGCATCCGTCTTCCCCAGCGTCCTTCCGCCGCAGAAATGCGCCGGGCCCTCGAGGCCCTTGACACCGATCCCCACTACCGAGCCAACGGCCGGCGCATCGCTGACGACATGGCCTCCCATCGTCCCGCTGAGGAGGGTGCGGACCTCCTCGAGCAGCTCGGCCGGACGCACAGCCCGGTCATCCGGGGCGCCTGGGATGGCTCAAGCCGGCCGAACTGATCTGCGGTATGACGCGTCTGAACACGCGATGGGGATGTCGCACCGTGGGAAGCGGTCAGATGGCGCACGACGTGAGGCAGATCAGAAGGGCGGCGGTTTGGGCTCACCGGGGGTGGTGACGTGGGTGCGGCCCAGGGGAGAGGTCCACGTGATCGTGGCGCCGTGCGAACCCTGTTCCGCGTTCCACACGCCGATCGTCTTGAGTCGATGGTGTTCGGGGCACAAGAGTGCGAGATTGGTCAGCTCTGTGCTGCCGCCCCGTGCCCATTCGAGGGTGTGGTCCACTTCGGTATGCGCGGAGGGACGATCACACGCCGGGAAACGGCAGTTCGCATCCCGAAGCACGATTTGTCTTCGGAGCACGGGCGGCGGGGTATATCGGCTTCGCCCGAGGGCCAGAGGCTCGCCCGTGTCCGGGTCGGTGGGCATGCGCAGCCACCTGCTGGCTTGGGCGGCGAGGCGTCGAGCCGCCGCCGCGGAGATGAGCCCATAACCGAGGATCTCGCCGGGCTCGCGGCCGAACGCGACCTCCCACGCCTCCTCAGCACGGGCCGCGCGTGATGCTCCCTCAACGCCCGCCGCGAGCGGCGCTACCTCAGCGCCAGCCTCGCGTGACGCTCCGTCAGGATCGGCCTCGCGTGATGCTCCCTCAACGCCCGCCGCGAGCGGCGCTACCTCAGCGCCAGCCTCGCGTGACGCTCCGTCAGGATCGGCCTCGCGTGATGCCCCTTCAACACCGGCCTCGCGTGGTCCCTCCTCAACACCGGCCTCGGGCGGCTGACGCCGGCGGACCACCGGCACAACGGTGGCCAATGGAACGGTGACCACGAGCTCGGTGCGCACTCCTCCTCGCGGGGACGGCGCACCTCCACCCGCATCGGGACCGGTGAGGGCGAGGAGAAGGGCGGTGAAGGCGTCGAGACGGGCCTGCGTGACCGTGCGGGGGTCGTCGGCGGGCTGGTTGCGCGCAATCGCCTGAAGACGGGTGTCGATCGCCGCCCCATCTTCCAGCGGAAGCCAGGCGGAGAGATGGCACATGCCGTCGTCAGCGGGCTCGATGTCGACCCGACGATGATCACGCGCAATGCGTGCCCGTTCCTCGAACGTCTCGGACGAGTACTTCTGAGCCAGCCGGCGTACGGCACACTGAAGGGCAGGCAGTGAAGGGAGCGGCCCGTCCTCGCCGCCAGCCACCGCAAGTGCCACCGCGCGCGTCATGAATTCCAAGGTTGCGGACACCGGAACAGCCACGGCCGCCCGCAGGATGGTCTGAGCGCGAGGACGATCCAGCTCGCCATCGTCCATCGCGACGAGGAGCGGCGCGGCGTAGGTCTCGGTCAGGGCCAGACACTCGGCTACGAGAGCTCTCGCGGCACGCGGAGGCAGGGACAGCTCGGCGGCGACCTCCGCCGCGGCCAGTGACGGAGCTTGGACCCGCTCGTGCGGATCCTCGGACTCTGCGCCCAGCAGGATGGCGATCCGACGGACGTCCCGGGCCCGATCAGCGTGAATCTGGGCCTCGGTGGCCTGATGCCGGGACAGCCCGCCCACGAGCATCTCGACCCGCCGGACGCGCAGTTCGGCCCGGAGCGCGGCCGGAGGGAGCTCCTCGGCCAGCGCGGGATCGACCGTCGCCGGGTCGAGGCTCTCGGGGCCGAACCCGGTCACGTCGCGTCCGTTGGCATCAACAACCGTGTAGAGCGCCCCGGCCTCCTCGAGATCCGCCACATCGAAGCCCTCGGAGTCGCACTCCTCGAGCCCGGCGGCCGTCCGCACCGCGGGACTCCGCGCCTCAGACGTCTGCGCCTCCGCGGCCCACTCGTCGAAGTCCGCGCGCCCCGGATCTGCCGCCGGATCGTCGAGGTATGCAGGCCACGGGTACGCGCTCGCCCATGAATCCGCGGGAACGGGCCCGAGCGCGGGTGCGCCGACATTGCGCGGCGACCACCCGCCGTCGTGCGCCGAACCCGTGAATCTGTCCATGAATCGATCCCACCACCGGGGTCCGACATTTCTCAGCGGCCCGCCCATCCCTGAACGAACCCGATCCGGGCGCTCCCACCCAGCGGAAGCCGTACACAGTGCGTCGATCAGAGCGCCGTGATCAGAGAACGGTGAGACTCAGTTTCACGGACACGGCGCCGCCCGCTAGCGTGGGACGTGGACCACAGGAATCAACGGCGAGGACCTGACCATGAATGCCAGCACCCCTGACCTGGGCACGTACGAAACCCTCGAACTCGATCTCACGGACCATGTCCTGACGCTCACGGTGAACCGCCCGAAGGCACTCAACGCGCTGTCCCAGCAGGTCGTGGTGGACCTCTGGAAGGCGCTCACGGCGATTCAGGATTCCTGCACGCACGACGCCGGGTGGCCGGTTCGCGGCGTGATCGTCACCGGCGCTGGGGGCAAGGCCTTCGTCGCAGGGGCGGACATCCGTGAAATGTCAGCGATGGATCCTGACACCGCCTCCGAATACGGCCGGTCGATGCACGCCGTCACCCTCCTCCTAGAGAAGGTCCCGGTCCCTGTCATCGCTGCGGTTGACGGCTTCGCGCTTGGCGGCGGCTGCGAGCTGGCTCTCGCGTGCGACTTCATCTACGCTTCCGAAGCCGCCCGGTTCGGCCAGCCCGAGGTCAATCTGGGCCTCGTGCCGGGCTTCGGCGGATCGGTCCGTCTCCCCCAGCGCGTGGGACTCGGTCCCGCCCGGGAGCTCATCTACACGGGACGCCAGATCGACGCCGCCGAGGCGCTGCGCCTCGGGCTCGTGAACCGCGTCCTTCCCACGCGGGACGAGCTCTTCGAGGCGGCGCGCGCCACGCTCGCCGAGGTCATCGGAAAGGCCCCGCTCGCCGTCGGACTCTCGAAGCAGTCGATCGCCGGGGCCGTGGGCCGCCGCACCAGCAAGGGACTCGAGGTCGAAGCCGAGGCGTTCCGCGAGGCCTTCACGACCGCCGACATGCAGGAGGGCACCGCGGCGTTCCTCGAGAAGCGGAAGGCCGTCTTCATCGGAAGGTAGGCGCCCCGGAGGTGGAGGGCGCGGGGGGGCTCTGGCTCAGGCCGCGGCTAGCCGTCGCAGACGCGCCGGATGGCCGTGGACCCGCCGGATGCAACCCCTCACACCCGACCGCAAGCCCTGCGGACAGCGGTTGACGATTCAAGCACCCATTGCCGACAACAAGCCCCCCCACAGCAAATCGAAAGGGTGCGGCAGCAGAGTTGTAGGCATGACGGCGACACTCCCCACCCCCCAGCCACCCACCCAGGCGCTTCCCCTAGCGACCGGACGCGCGGCTCTGGGCCGTGAGCTCAGGGCGCGGGGCCGGCGTCGTCTGCTCGGTGCCGATCTGCTCTCGGTCGCGGCGTGGGGCTCGGCGGCAGCTGCCGTCGCGCTCTACCTTGCGGACGGCGCGGCCGGGCAGTTCGGCACCGTGCCCCAGGCACTCACGGCGATCGGAATCATCGCCGGACTCATCGGCACCGACCTGGTGCTCGTGATGATGCTCCTCGCGGCGCGCCTCCCGTGGATCGACCGGGCCATCGGGCACGACCACGCGATGTCGGTCCACGGAAAGCTCGGCAAGCCCTCCCTGTACCTCATCCTGGCCCACATGGTGTTCCTGCTCCTCGGCTACGGCGCGTCCGAGGGCCTCAACCCGATCGCCGAGGCCGTGTCCCTGTGGAACCTCGTTCCGGACATGTGGCTCGCGTTCGTCTCCATAGCACTGTTCATCGCGGTGGTCGTGACCTCG
Protein-coding sequences here:
- a CDS encoding enoyl-CoA hydratase/isomerase family protein — encoded protein: MSPRSLVQRIRTEVRGPLGILTLDRPSALNSLDHTMVLNMGHALEEWADAPEVRGVVVRGEGRGLCAGGDVRTLRTGHDEDAVAFWGDEYRLNALIAEYPKPYVALMDGITMGGGLGISAHGSVRVVTERTRVAMPEVRIGFTPDVGMAKLLAAAPGEVGIHLALTSSTATGADALYLGWADHFVPSERLGERGEELITALAARLAESDAAGPSAFSVTHDVVRGLALDPADPRMAAPLAAEREWIDEAYAGGDPQTILDRLDELASDGQEGARAAEEAIRAACPFSVVLTLESLRRAAVLDLIDVLAQDLRLGASLIGRHDMREGIRALLVDKDGAPHWSPARIEDVDPAEVRAAFGGD
- a CDS encoding gamma-glutamyl-gamma-aminobutyrate hydrolase family protein — translated: MTADSQRAPRIAVTWADTAASHEPWFHEELATLTANAVAGLEAAGGDAVILDAAAGGLPDAESFDGVLVMGGGDVDPALYGGDAAHPTIDGVDRAADDAEARLVRDALAARRPVLGICRGLQLINVALGGTLHEDLGAGGPHRNHANPQGPMVLHDVAIEPGTRLWGMLGHTATVVSGHHQAAARVGAGLRVAATAPDGVIEALESADRDSWLLAVQWHPEDAQTAADEGAAEPAQLAAIMGAFASACRERSVRDREAVR
- a CDS encoding glutathione S-transferase family protein; its protein translation is MATEQPQTRSEFSTKGAYVHSGEEFTRDTNYIEDRITRDGTFPPGSPAPDGALAWPVEAGRYRLVAARACPWANRTVIVRRLLGLEDAISLGLPGPTHDVRSWTFDLDPDGRDPVLGIERLQEAYFRRFPDYPRGITVPAIVEEASGAVVTNNYPQITLDFSSEWSAFHRDGAPDLYPDALRDEIDEVNARVFTEVNNGVYRCGFAGSQASYDRAYARLWDAMDWLEDRLMGQRYLVGDTITEADVRLFTTLARFDPVYHGHFKCNRNRLTEMPALWAYARDLFQTPGFGDTIDFVQIKQHYYIVHEDINPTKIVPAGPDLANWLTPHGREALGGRPFGDGSPPGPPPAGERIAAGHNPLYPGDRA
- a CDS encoding TetR/AcrR family transcriptional regulator, encoding MAEVKGRRDYNSSRRREQAEQTRRDIINAAREELFANGYTGTSVAGVAEAAGVSPHTVYKAFGDKAALVKTVIDVAMAGDFDETPVPQRERAQRIFAEPDPAAKIDLYTRGLAETLGRSGRLHLMVKSAAEADPAVRDLWNRLQSERLAGMRRLSQHLAEAGCLGDGVIAEEARDVLWAYNSPELFELLVVKRGWDLDRYRAWVAKALIAALL
- a CDS encoding glycosyltransferase: MTRFLVAVTPVTGHMLPTSVLVAELVRRGHDVAWYTGAAFRTLVEGSGAQWFPLRSGPDWSVTKPYDVVPELRTTRGVAQARTAFSKLFIDGAPPALADLGEIHAGFRAEVVLGNALSFAARWFSELHGVPHANIGTTVLGIYSRDTAPMGLGLPPWPGPIGRARNAVLTAAHRRIIFGPVSRHLDDVRSSVGLPRQGRDMVDTFATPYLYLQDTAESFEYPRSDLPPQVHFIGPLLTADRTLPKRPQWWDEATSGRPVVLVTQGTVTNVDDHLIGATLEALAGKDPLVIVAGADASLPLPDPLPSNVRIEGYVPMAALMPHVTAYVTNGGYGGVQRALAQGVPIVVAAGSEDKPEVAARVAWSGAGIRLPQRPSAAEMRRALEALDTDPHYRANGRRIADDMASHRPAEEGADLLEQLGRTHSPVIRGAWDGSSRPN
- a CDS encoding HNH endonuclease translates to MDRFTGSAHDGGWSPRNVGAPALGPVPADSWASAYPWPAYLDDPAADPGRADFDEWAAEAQTSEARSPAVRTAAGLEECDSEGFDVADLEEAGALYTVVDANGRDVTGFGPESLDPATVDPALAEELPPAALRAELRVRRVEMLVGGLSRHQATEAQIHADRARDVRRIAILLGAESEDPHERVQAPSLAAAEVAAELSLPPRAARALVAECLALTETYAAPLLVAMDDGELDRPRAQTILRAAVAVPVSATLEFMTRAVALAVAGGEDGPLPSLPALQCAVRRLAQKYSSETFEERARIARDHRRVDIEPADDGMCHLSAWLPLEDGAAIDTRLQAIARNQPADDPRTVTQARLDAFTALLLALTGPDAGGGAPSPRGGVRTELVVTVPLATVVPVVRRRQPPEAGVEEGPREAGVEGASREADPDGASREAGAEVAPLAAGVEGASREADPDGASREAGAEVAPLAAGVEGASRAARAEEAWEVAFGREPGEILGYGLISAAAARRLAAQASRWLRMPTDPDTGEPLALGRSRYTPPPVLRRQIVLRDANCRFPACDRPSAHTEVDHTLEWARGGSTELTNLALLCPEHHRLKTIGVWNAEQGSHGATITWTSPLGRTHVTTPGEPKPPPF
- a CDS encoding enoyl-CoA hydratase/isomerase family protein, coding for MNASTPDLGTYETLELDLTDHVLTLTVNRPKALNALSQQVVVDLWKALTAIQDSCTHDAGWPVRGVIVTGAGGKAFVAGADIREMSAMDPDTASEYGRSMHAVTLLLEKVPVPVIAAVDGFALGGGCELALACDFIYASEAARFGQPEVNLGLVPGFGGSVRLPQRVGLGPARELIYTGRQIDAAEALRLGLVNRVLPTRDELFEAARATLAEVIGKAPLAVGLSKQSIAGAVGRRTSKGLEVEAEAFREAFTTADMQEGTAAFLEKRKAVFIGR